From a single Arachis hypogaea cultivar Tifrunner chromosome 3, arahy.Tifrunner.gnm2.J5K5, whole genome shotgun sequence genomic region:
- the LOC112790303 gene encoding AMSH-like ubiquitin thioesterase 1, with protein MRSSLETINIAASTQKLEVDNRISLRFYYRIADNILKQADIFRAENNIVDLYIMLLRFSSLVSETIPCHRDYRTSPQSKKVSLRKRLLNSMNELEKLKPLVRQKIIEFNSRQAYQHNGWEKNHSNSLMHFSPMKKETLPSYGLIKEVRPRAGEFVSEGSRGQPFSYAKPIDEKMRRLSLTLPRPTDETLSRHSILGPSGLNGQWLPPISDKRVRYPSNIDLSPIEIPSLQQDLEDGSQKKKDNSAVEHNNLDMNSSLTQTEDCQAQHADEPPSLISFEEVTEITPQIEVIRQPSPPPVLAEVQDLVPPVSHQVNDVECKIETTSSDNFLCGESPLQLHISTAMMETFMKFAKSNTKKNLETCGILAGLLKNRKFYITALIIPKQEATSSSCQATNEEEIFEAQDKRSLFPLGWIHTHPTQSCFMSSIDVHTHYSYQIMLPEAVAIVMAPTDSSRKHGIFRLTSPGGMSVIRQCPQRGFHPHNPPPDGGPIYDTCTDVYMNPDLKFDVIDLR; from the exons ATGAGGTCTTCTTTGGAGACGATCAACATCGCTGCAAGTACTCAGAAGCTTGAAGTTGATAATCGAATTTCTCTTCGTTTCTACTATCGGATTGCAGATAATATCCTCAAACAG GCAGATATCTTTCGTGCTGAGAATAATATTGTTGATTTATATATCATGCTGCTAAGATTTTCTAG CCTGGTCTCTGAGACAATTCCATGTCACCGAGACTATAGAACATCTCCACAAAGCAAGAAAGTATCATTAAGAAAG AGATTGTTAAATTCTATGAATGAACTGGAGAAGTTGAAACCACTGGTACGACAGAAGATCATTGAGTTTAACAGCAGGCAAGCATATCAACACAATGGGTGGgaaaaaaatcattcaaataGTTTGATGCATTTCTCTCCAATGAAAAAGGAAACCTTGCCTAGTTACGGTCTAATAAAG GAAGTCAGACCAAGAGCTGGAGAGTTTGTCTCCGAGGGATCAAGGGGTCAGCCTTTTTCTTATGCAAAGCCTATTGACGAGAAAATGAGACGATT ATCTCTAACTCTCCCACGTCCAACAGATGAAACTCTCTCTAGACATTCGATTCTTGGTCCCAGTGGGCTTAACGGGCAGTGGCTACCACCTATAAGTGATAAACGG GTCAGGTATCCATCCAACATTGATCTCTCACCAATTGAAATTCCAAG CCTACAACAAGATTTGGAAGATGGATCTCAGAAGAAAAAAGATAATAGCGCTGTAGAACACAATAATTTGGATATGAATTCCAGTCTTACTCAAACTGAGGACTGCCAGGCTCAGCATGCTGATGAACCTCCTTCTCTTATCTCTTTTGAAGAAGTAACAGAAATCACTCCTCAAATAGAAGTTATAAGACAGCCTTCTCCGCCGCCTGTACTTGCTGAAGTACAAGATTTGGTTCCTCCAGTTTCACATCAGGTGAATGATGTGGAATGTAAGATAGAGACCACATCATCAGATAATTTCCTTTGTGGCGAGTCTCCTCTGCAACTACACATT TCAACTGCTATGATGGAAACTTTTATGAAGTTTGCAAAATCAAATACTAAAAAGAATTTGGAGACTTGTGGAATTCTTGCAGGTTTGCTT aaaaatagaaaattttatatTACGGCTCTAATAATCCCAAAGCAAGAGGCTACGTCAAGTTCT TGTCAAGCCACAAATGAAGAAGAAATATTTGAAGCACAGGACAAGAGATCACTTTTCCCACTTGGATGGATCCAT ACACATCCTACACAATCTTGTTTCATGTCATCCATTGATGTACACACCCATTATTCATATCAG ATTATGCTGCCAGAAGCTGTTGCAATAGTCATGGCACCAACTGACAGTTCAAG AAAACATGGCATATTTAGGTTGACAAGCCCGGGTGGCATGTCGGTGATCAGACAGTGCCCGCAGCGTGGTTTTCATCCGCACAATCCGCCGCCGGATGGTGGTCCCATCTACGATACATGTACAGATGTTTACATGAATCctgatttgaaatttgatgtcATTGATCTACGATGA
- the LOC112790304 gene encoding uncharacterized protein, whose product MLSEIVAPRLSFSLEDSEEKDVPRKDTLLLGSNEDEFEFSRNNSIDYESSCCADEVFSNGVMITEKEKSNTSRKHMRYMKLPPLASSPTSKSKKLEEKRSESKSSFWGFGRSKSLNNCDRKKKLMCSSSPLMLSRSKSTGSASVPVPKNNKQQSRSAMMNMYPPRSSSSSYANNGHRVSPVLNVPTPVSLFGLASFLRLGNSNKLRKTTKN is encoded by the coding sequence ATGTTGTCTGAAATAGTTGCTCCTCGtctttcattctcccttgaaGACAGCGAGGAGAAGGATGTTCCTCGAAAAGACACACTGCTTTTGGGTTCAAATGAAGATGAATTTGAGTTTAGCAGAAACAACAGCATAGATTACGAGTCATCTTGTTGTGCAGATGAGGTTTTCTCCAACGGAGTGATGATAAcagagaaagagaaaagcaaCACAAGCAGAAAGCACATGCGGTATATGAAGCTGCCTCCACTTGCATCGTCACCAACAAGCAAGAGCAAGAAactagaagagaagagaagcGAGTCAAAGTCTTCATTCTGGGGATTCGGTAGAAGCAAGAGTCTCAACAACTGTGATAGAAAGAAGAAGTTGATGTGTTCTTCGAGTCCTTTAATGTTGTCGCGTAGCAAGTCAACGGGATCAGCATCAGTTCCTGTTCCAAAGAACAACAAGCAGCAATCCAGATCAGCGATGATGAATATGTATCCTCCTcgatcatcgtcatcatcatatGCAAATAATGGGCATCGTGTTAGTCCTGTATTGAACGTTCCAACCCCTGTTTCTCTCTTTGGTTTGGCTTCTTTCTTGCGTCTCGGAAATTCAAATAAGCTTCGTAAGACTACCAAGAACTAA